In a genomic window of Myxococcales bacterium:
- a CDS encoding SDR family NAD(P)-dependent oxidoreductase encodes MATDLRGKTALVTGASSGIGAALARQLAARGANLIVVARREAELEALAAAIKAAHQVEVTVIALDLATPTAAAALFARTEDAGHPVDVLVNNAGFGEHQYFVEQAWGRVAQQLQLNIVTLTELSHRFGQAMAARGRGHILNVASIGAYTPAPTYATYSAGKAYVRDFTGGDRPRAGPARRAGVLPVPGRDRHRVPPGRGPDRPRLDEGVRVHERRSLRRDRPARAARLAPQRRRRRAQQDRHVDAAVRAAPHDRLDRRPVDGPAPAARQHLTRP; translated from the coding sequence ATGGCCACCGACCTCCGCGGCAAGACCGCCCTCGTCACCGGCGCTTCGAGCGGCATCGGCGCGGCGCTCGCGCGTCAGCTCGCCGCCCGCGGCGCCAACCTGATCGTCGTCGCCCGCCGCGAGGCCGAGCTCGAGGCCCTGGCCGCGGCCATCAAGGCCGCCCACCAGGTCGAGGTCACGGTGATCGCGCTCGACCTGGCGACCCCGACCGCGGCCGCGGCGCTGTTCGCGCGCACCGAGGACGCCGGCCACCCCGTCGACGTGCTCGTCAATAACGCCGGCTTCGGCGAGCACCAGTACTTCGTCGAGCAGGCCTGGGGCCGGGTCGCGCAGCAGCTCCAGCTCAACATCGTCACGCTGACCGAGCTGTCGCACCGGTTCGGGCAGGCGATGGCCGCGCGCGGGCGCGGGCACATCCTCAACGTCGCCTCGATCGGCGCGTACACGCCGGCCCCGACCTACGCCACCTACTCCGCCGGCAAGGCCTACGTCCGCGACTTCACCGGAGGCGATCGCCCACGAGCTGGCCCCGCGCGGCGTGCGGGTGTGTTGCCTGTGCCCGGGCGGGACCGTCACCGAGTTCCACCTGGTCGCGGGCCAGACCGTCCCCGGCTGGATGAGGGCGTTCGCGTTCATGAGCGCCGATCGCTGCGCCGCGATCGGCCTGCGCGCGCTGCTCGGCTGGCGCCGCAACGTCGTCGCCGGCGTGCCCAACAAGATCGGCATGTGGACGCTGCGGTTCGTGCCGCGCCGCATGATCGTCTGGATCGCCGCCCGGTCGATGGGCCGGCCCCGGCTGCCCGCCAGCACCTGACACGGCCCTAA
- a CDS encoding TonB-dependent receptor translates to MHFSREELRRRPHDQPSDLLRQTPGLVVAQHAGGGKSDQYFLRGFDADHGTDVAIFVDGVPANLTSHGHGQGYADTHWLIPETVDSVDVHKGPYAARYGDFYTAGAIEMKTAAVAPGTQVWLTGGGELAGPVAYERRPSYRLVGMGSPRLERGAALVAAEIGDSDGPFINPQAFRRGASLLKWTRPVGDGELHVAGTFYAARWNQSGQIPAAAVAAGRLDRFGASDPTEGGTSSRASLALGYALGEPAEGAWNVDAYLVDYRLRLFSNFTLFLRDPVAGDQIEQTDARAVVGTNVVYRRTHQTGALAGLLRVGAQSRADDVTTELWHTSQRQRLADCFANANPCNRAASRIRNLAVYAEEDLSVGVRVRVLAGLRLDQFTWDVDDLDPETQTTPATTGGTAQRAIVSPKLSVVARATDGVDVFVSGGLGFHSNDARAAVATDGRGALARASGAEAGVRVAPVRGLRASADLWYLYLSSEQVWSGDAGGTEPSDPTRRYGVDLDASWDATPWLAIDANLAIGRATFVANAGNGGALALAPRVMGGAGVTAHRGDSFVALRARGIGDRPANDDGSLTAEGYLLLDVVAEHRVRCWSFGLTINNLLDRDWREAQFADESRVSATAAVVEDVHFTPGMPLTALVTVGFRQ, encoded by the coding sequence GTGCACTTCTCACGCGAGGAGCTGCGCCGACGTCCGCACGACCAACCGTCGGATCTGCTGCGCCAGACCCCGGGGCTGGTGGTCGCGCAGCACGCCGGCGGCGGCAAGTCCGATCAGTACTTCTTGCGCGGCTTCGACGCCGACCACGGCACCGACGTCGCGATCTTCGTCGACGGCGTCCCCGCCAACCTGACCAGCCATGGCCACGGCCAAGGCTACGCCGACACCCACTGGCTGATCCCCGAGACCGTCGACAGCGTCGACGTGCACAAGGGGCCGTACGCGGCGCGCTACGGCGACTTCTACACCGCGGGCGCGATCGAGATGAAGACCGCCGCCGTCGCGCCGGGCACCCAGGTGTGGCTGACCGGCGGCGGCGAGCTGGCAGGGCCGGTGGCCTACGAGCGCCGTCCGTCGTATCGCCTGGTCGGCATGGGCAGCCCTCGGCTCGAGCGGGGCGCGGCGCTGGTCGCGGCCGAGATCGGCGACAGCGACGGGCCGTTCATCAACCCGCAGGCCTTCCGTCGCGGCGCCTCGCTGCTCAAGTGGACGCGCCCGGTCGGCGACGGTGAGCTGCACGTGGCGGGGACCTTCTACGCCGCGCGCTGGAACCAGTCGGGGCAGATCCCGGCTGCCGCGGTGGCCGCCGGCCGGCTCGATCGATTCGGCGCGAGCGATCCGACCGAGGGCGGCACGTCGTCGCGGGCGAGCCTCGCGCTGGGCTACGCGCTGGGCGAGCCGGCCGAGGGGGCCTGGAACGTCGACGCGTACCTGGTCGACTATCGGCTGCGCCTGTTCTCGAACTTCACCCTGTTCCTGCGCGACCCGGTCGCGGGTGACCAGATCGAGCAGACCGACGCCCGCGCCGTGGTCGGCACCAACGTCGTCTATCGCCGAACCCACCAGACCGGGGCGCTCGCGGGGCTGCTCCGGGTGGGCGCGCAGAGCCGCGCCGACGACGTGACCACCGAGCTGTGGCACACCAGCCAGCGGCAGCGCCTGGCCGACTGCTTCGCGAACGCCAACCCGTGCAACCGGGCCGCCAGCCGGATCCGCAACCTGGCGGTCTACGCCGAAGAAGATCTGTCAGTGGGCGTGCGCGTGCGCGTGCTCGCGGGGCTGCGCCTCGACCAGTTCACCTGGGACGTGGACGACCTCGACCCCGAGACCCAGACCACGCCGGCGACCACCGGCGGCACCGCCCAGCGCGCGATCGTCTCGCCCAAGCTGTCGGTGGTCGCCCGCGCGACCGACGGTGTCGACGTGTTCGTCAGCGGTGGCCTCGGCTTTCACTCCAACGACGCCCGGGCCGCGGTCGCCACCGATGGCCGCGGCGCGCTCGCGCGGGCGTCCGGCGCCGAGGCCGGCGTACGCGTCGCGCCCGTGCGCGGCCTGCGCGCGTCGGCGGACCTCTGGTACCTGTACCTCTCGTCCGAGCAGGTCTGGAGCGGCGACGCCGGCGGCACCGAGCCGTCGGATCCGACCCGCCGCTACGGCGTCGACCTCGACGCGTCCTGGGACGCGACGCCGTGGCTGGCCATCGACGCCAACCTCGCGATCGGACGCGCGACCTTCGTCGCCAACGCCGGCAACGGCGGTGCGCTGGCGCTGGCCCCGCGCGTGATGGGTGGCGCCGGCGTCACCGCGCATCGCGGCGACAGCTTCGTGGCGCTGCGCGCGCGCGGGATCGGCGACCGGCCGGCCAACGACGACGGCTCGCTCACCGCCGAGGGCTACCTGTTGCTCGACGTGGTGGCCGAGCACCGTGTGCGGTGCTGGTCGTTCGGCCTGACCATCAACAACCTGCTCGACCGCGACTGGCGCGAGGCGCAGTTCGCCGACGAGTCCCGGGTCTCAGCGACGGCGGCCGTGGTCGAGGACGTGCACTTCACGCCCGGCATGCCGCTGACCGCGCTGGTGACTGTCGGCTTTCGCCAGTGA
- a CDS encoding extensin family protein: MRAHLAVFLSLSMIGCGGGGDDDDVPTPVTLAFTEPAAGATLVRDMLEPTDGWVAAPLAVQLAITGEVATVEVTADDRALGAADATGALDGYLTELGTTTLTATAKDAAGATLATATIDVMVDDPELASCRAWLDHYGVAYTVGPANQGVADPVTVTTPINGMVYRYLGNSAPRARFFMDCSLARSLVRAAPHWRSRGVVEVQDIGVYNYRCIGSGTPPDCPSGMSQHAYAKAIDLARFVHADDTTYTVETDWVIDPSTEPTCAATTEDAKDDWLHKLICALKGDDVWNIVLTPNYNSAHRDHFHVDLTTGSDFIRGRAPMDHGPDDD; encoded by the coding sequence ATGCGCGCTCACCTCGCCGTGTTCCTGTCCTTGTCGATGATCGGGTGTGGTGGCGGCGGTGATGACGACGACGTTCCGACGCCGGTGACCCTGGCGTTCACCGAGCCGGCGGCCGGCGCGACGCTGGTGCGCGACATGCTCGAGCCGACCGACGGCTGGGTCGCGGCGCCGCTGGCGGTGCAGCTCGCGATCACCGGCGAGGTCGCGACCGTCGAGGTCACCGCCGACGACCGCGCGCTCGGCGCCGCCGACGCGACCGGCGCGCTCGACGGCTACCTGACCGAGCTGGGCACGACCACGCTCACCGCCACCGCCAAGGACGCGGCCGGCGCCACCCTGGCGACCGCGACGATCGACGTCATGGTCGACGATCCCGAGCTGGCGAGCTGCCGCGCCTGGCTCGATCACTACGGCGTCGCCTACACGGTCGGCCCCGCCAACCAGGGCGTCGCCGATCCGGTCACGGTCACGACGCCGATCAACGGCATGGTGTACCGGTACCTCGGCAACAGCGCGCCCCGGGCGCGGTTCTTCATGGACTGCTCGCTGGCGCGCTCGCTGGTGCGCGCGGCCCCGCACTGGCGCAGCCGCGGCGTGGTCGAGGTCCAGGACATCGGCGTCTACAACTACCGCTGCATCGGCAGCGGCACGCCGCCCGACTGCCCCAGCGGCATGTCGCAGCACGCGTACGCCAAGGCCATCGACCTGGCGCGGTTCGTCCACGCCGACGACACGACCTACACCGTCGAGACCGACTGGGTCATCGATCCCTCGACCGAGCCCACCTGCGCCGCGACCACCGAGGACGCCAAGGACGACTGGCTGCACAAGCTGATCTGCGCGCTCAAGGGCGACGACGTCTGGAACATCGTGCTCACGCCCAACTACAACTCGGCGCACCGCGATCACTTCCACGTCGACCTGACCACCGGCTCCGACTTCATCCGCGGCCGCGCGCCGATGGACCACGGCCCCGACGACGACTGA